In uncultured Ilyobacter sp., a genomic segment contains:
- a CDS encoding glycerophosphodiester phosphodiesterase family protein produces the protein MKIFGHRGASGYAPQNTISSLRLALDQGSDGIELDVQLTKDNEVVVCHDWTIDKVSDGKGKISDFTLSEIKKNDFGSYFSKEFKEERIPTLSEVLEFLPKDIVLNIELKINDKNKDNLVEKVAKLLLRYERVENTIVSSFTHSSLKKIKMLIPEIKIALLYKKCLLNIEREIFDFGIDIYSIHINVECANENIIKELHKNKKIVYVWTSNDIETTKKLFDMGADGVMTDFPIDMKKTLRKYSVEKQNI, from the coding sequence ATGAAGATATTTGGACACAGAGGAGCTTCTGGCTATGCACCTCAGAATACTATATCATCGTTGAGACTAGCCTTAGATCAGGGAAGTGACGGAATAGAGCTCGATGTACAGCTCACCAAAGACAATGAAGTGGTGGTTTGTCATGACTGGACTATAGATAAGGTCTCTGACGGAAAGGGTAAAATAAGTGATTTCACTCTCAGTGAGATCAAAAAAAATGATTTTGGATCTTACTTTTCTAAAGAGTTTAAAGAGGAAAGAATTCCCACATTAAGTGAAGTTTTAGAATTTTTACCTAAAGATATTGTTCTTAATATAGAGCTCAAAATAAACGATAAAAATAAAGATAATCTTGTGGAAAAAGTAGCAAAGTTATTGCTTCGATATGAGAGGGTTGAAAATACAATTGTATCTTCCTTTACTCACTCTTCTTTGAAAAAAATTAAAATGTTGATTCCTGAAATTAAAATAGCACTTCTTTATAAAAAATGCCTTCTTAATATCGAAAGAGAAATTTTTGATTTCGGGATAGATATCTACAGTATTCACATAAATGTAGAATGTGCAAATGAAAATATAATAAAAGAACTTCATAAAAATAAGAAAATAGTATATGTTTGGACTTCTAATGATATAGAAACTACGAAAAAATTATTTGATATGGGGGCCGACGGTGTAATGACAGATTTCCCCATTGATATGAAAAAGACTCTAAGAAAATATTCTGTAGAAAAACAAAATATTTAA
- a CDS encoding cold-shock protein yields MVKGTVKWFNGEKGFGFITSEEGTDVFAHFSAIQKDGFKTLEEGEQVTFEITEGQKGPQASNIKTA; encoded by the coding sequence ATGGTAAAGGGAACTGTAAAATGGTTTAATGGAGAAAAAGGATTCGGATTCATCACTTCTGAAGAAGGGACAGATGTATTCGCACACTTCTCTGCAATCCAAAAAGATGGATTCAAAACTTTAGAAGAGGGAGAGCAAGTTACTTTTGAGATCACTGAAGGTCAAAAAGGTCCTCAAGCTTCTAACATCAAAACTGCATAA
- a CDS encoding flavodoxin family protein, translating to MKILGIVGSKRKNGNTSALVMSALESAQGDGVETELIFLGDYSIKGCTGCEGCRDTYKCVINDDMQKIYPLLMESDAIILGSPTYFYNVTADVKAFIDRCYCFEVMSKEDRSVWMGINEVLGGRYASVIAVCEQHSPEDMGYTGEAMAKPLEALGYRVIDIVKVLGLFERGKAKENETAIKQSQNAGKRLLKTLQLNKDIREKLLDFKLSK from the coding sequence ATGAAAATTTTAGGAATAGTAGGAAGCAAGAGAAAAAATGGTAATACCTCAGCCCTTGTTATGAGTGCTTTAGAGAGTGCGCAGGGAGATGGAGTAGAAACTGAACTAATATTTTTAGGAGATTATTCTATAAAAGGCTGCACAGGATGTGAAGGATGCAGAGACACTTACAAATGTGTAATAAATGACGACATGCAGAAGATATATCCACTATTAATGGAATCAGACGCAATAATTTTGGGATCACCGACGTATTTTTATAATGTCACCGCTGACGTAAAGGCATTTATTGACAGATGTTATTGTTTTGAAGTTATGTCAAAAGAAGATCGTTCTGTGTGGATGGGAATAAATGAAGTTTTAGGAGGGCGTTATGCTTCGGTGATAGCAGTATGTGAGCAACATTCACCAGAAGATATGGGATATACAGGTGAGGCAATGGCAAAACCATTAGAAGCTCTAGGTTACAGGGTTATAGATATAGTAAAGGTCCTTGGCCTATTTGAGAGAGGGAAGGCAAAAGAAAATGAAACTGCAATAAAACAGTCACAAAATGCAGGAAAAAGACTTTTGAAAACATTGCAACTGAATAAAGATATAAGGGAAAAGTTGCTAGATTTTAAACTTTCAAAATAA